The following proteins are encoded in a genomic region of Gossypium hirsutum isolate 1008001.06 chromosome D05, Gossypium_hirsutum_v2.1, whole genome shotgun sequence:
- the LOC107906199 gene encoding probable inactive receptor kinase At5g10020: MQRFSSVILLFLVVTALAQSDFEALLELKKGIEKDPSGKVIDSWDSKSLASDGCPRNWFGITCNEGHVTAITLNGLGLVGNFSFPVIVGLKLLRNLSISSNQLTGTISNIGSIRSLQFLDLSVNAFHGVIPSGIANLKDLVLLNLSSNSFDGTFPSRFSNLKRLKYLDLRSNVFSGDIMKLLSQLQSVVHVDLSSNQLSGSLDLGLGTSHFISSIQYLNISQNLLVGELFAHDGMPYFDSLEVLDASNNQLVGTIPSFNFIVSLRILRLGSNRLSGSLPEALLQESSMILSELDLSLNQLEGPVGSITSTTLKKLNISSNKLSGSLPYRIGHCAVIDLSNNLLSGDLSRIQGWGNYVEVIELSSNSLTGTLPDKTSEFLRLTAFKVCNNSLQGVLPSILATYPELKIVDLSVNRLNGSLLPSFFMSTKLTDLNLSGNNFTGSIPLQDIKNLPSVSSAGNLSLLTLDLSHNSLTGNLPPEIAKFHNLEILNLSDNKLEGSIPDGLPNELKGFNVSLNNFSGAIPNNLRGFPDSSFHPGNSLLKFGSFPLSPKGSSDLNLKPHRSQIKPVTRIILIVGLVGGAAIIALVCVMIYYRNNWQETRSEGLKRNVDKETVCQGEYSLSHTSVPYRSKDTSSSSFSFRQELLSSSKKSSAFDHGNSSFILNDPKYLGHLESTRRDEGLASPMSILSSSNASPSKAEFPFESSSALKVRSPDKLAGDLHLFDGSLALTADELSRAPAEVIGRSCHGTLYKATLDSGNVLAIKWLKEGIAKGKKEFAREVKKLGYIKHPNLVSLQGYYWGPKEHEKLIISNYVNARCLAFYLQETEPRKLPPLSLDERLRVAIDVARCLSYLHNERAIPHGNLKSTNILLETPNLTARLTDYSLHRILTSAGTAEQVLNAGALGYRPPEFASSSKPCPSLKSDVYAFGVILMELLTGKSSGEIVSGSTGMVDLTDWVRLLASENRADDCFDPMILEKDNMEQTHRTLDAMLQVALRCILPAQERPDMKSVYEDLSLIVLQKSKQKGF; encoded by the exons ATGCAGAGATTCAGTTCAGTAATTTTGTTGTTTCTGGTAGTGACTGCATTAGCACAATCTGATTTTGAAGCACTGTTAGAGCTCAAGAAGGGCATAGAGAAAGACCCTTCTGGTAAAGTCATCGATTCATGGGACTCTAAGTCCTTGGCATCTGATGGGTGTCCCCGGAATTGGTTTGGCATCACCTGTAATGAAGGCCATGTGACTGCAATCACCCTAAACGGCTTGGGTTTGGTTGGAAACTTCAGTTTCCCTGTCATTGTTGGTCTTAAATTGCTTAGAAATTTGTCCATCTCAAGCAACCAGTTGACAGGGACCATCTCAAACATAGGCTCAATTCGTTCACTCCAATTTTTGGACCTCTCGGTTAATGCTTTTCATGGGGTTATACCATCAGGCATTGCCAATTTAAAAGATTTGGTTCTTTTGAATCTTTCTTCAAATAGTTTTGATGGCACATTTCCCTCTAGGTTTAGCAATCTTAAGAGGTTGAAATACTTAGATTTACGATCTAATGTCTTTTCTGGGGATATCATGAAACTTTTGTCCCAATTGCAAAGTGTGGTGCATGTGGATTTGAGCAGCAATCAGTTATCTGGTTCACTGGACTTGGGACTTGGaacctcccattttatttcttcaattcaGTATTTAAATATAAGCCAGAATTTGTTGGTTGGAGAGCTCTTTGCTCATGATGGAATGCCGTACTTTGACAGTTTAGAAGTGTTGGATGCTAGTAATAATCAGTTAGTGGGAACCATACCTTCCTTCAATTTCATAGTCTCTTTGAGGATTCTTCGGCTTGGGAGCAACCGCTTGTCAGGATCACTACCAGAAGCTCTTTTGCAAGAAAGCTCCATGATCTTATCTGAACTTGACCTCAGCCTTAATCAACTCGAAG GGCCGGTGGGGAGTATAACCTCAACAACGCTAAAGAAGCTCAACATATCATCAAACAAACTCTCAGGGTCCTTGCCTTATAGGATAGGGCACTGTGCTGTCATAGATCTCAGTAACAACCTGCTCTCAGGGGACTTGTCCAGAATCCAAGGTTGGGGGAATTATGTGGAAGTTATTGAATTGAGTTCAAACTCACTGACCGGGACCTTGCCGGACAAAACTTCTGAGTTTTTAAGGCTGACTGCCTTCAAGGTCTGTAACAATTCATTACAAGGTGTTCTCCCATCAATTTTAGCTACATACCCGGAATTGAAGATTGTCGATCTTAGTGTCAACCGCCTTAACGGATCTCTCCTTCCAAGCTTCTTCATGTCAACAAAGTTGACTGATCTCAATCTCTCAGGCAATAACTTTACTGGTTCGATACCTCTTCAGGACATAAAGAACCTGCCTTCTGTAAGTTCTGCTGGAAATTTGAGCCTGTTGACTCTTGATCTGTCTCATAACTCATTAACTGGCAACTTGCCCCCCGAAATCGCCAAGTTCCATAACCTGGAAATTCTTAACCTATCCGATAACAAACTTGAGGGCAGCATCCCTGATGGTCTTCCTAATGAACTGAAAGGATTCAATGTGTCTCTTAATAATTTCTCTGGTGCTATACCCAACAACTTGAGGGGGTTTCCTGATTCATCATTCCATCCAGGAAACTCCTTATTGAAATTTGGTTCTTTTCCATTGTCACCGAAAGGTTCTTCCGACCTGAATCTGAAGCCTCACAGGTCTCAGATAAAACCTGTCACCAGAATTATCTTGATTGTCGGCTTGGTTGGCGGTGCTGCTATAATAGCTCTTGTGTGTGTAATGATTTACTATAGGAACAACTGGCAGGAAACTAGGAGTGAGGGTTTGAAAAGAAATGTTGATAAAGAAACCGTATGTCAAGGAGAGTATTCCCTTTCTCATACATCAGTACCTTACAGAAGCAAGGAtacatcatcttcctcatttaGCTTTCGCCAAGAACTTTTGTCATCGTCCAAAAAGAGCTCTGCATTTGATCATGGGAACAGTTCATTCATTTTAAATGACCCAAAATATCTTGGTCACCTTGAGTCCACGAGAAGAGATGAAGGATTGGCTTCACCAATGTCCATCTTGTCATCTTCAAATGCATCTCCATCCAAAGCTGAATTTCCATTTGAGAGTTCCAGTGCACTAAAGGTTCGTTCTCCTGATAAACTAGCTGGGGATCTGCATCTCTTTGATGGATCTCTGGCGTTGACAGCAGACGAACTTTCACGTGCTCCGGCTGAAGTTATTGGAAGGAGTTGCCATGGGACATTGTATAAAGCCACACTTGACTCGGGTAACGTATTGGCTATCAAATGGTTAAAGGAAGGGATAGCAAAAGGTAAAAAGGAATTCGCAAGGGAGGTAAAGAAACTCGGGTACATCAAACACCCAAACTTAGTTTCTCTTCAGGGTTATTACTGGGGTCCCAAGGAGCATGAGAAGTTGATCATATCAAATTATGTAAATGCACGATGTTTGGCCTTCTATCTTCAAG AGACAGAGCCAAGAAAATTGCCACCCTTGTCCCTGGACGAACGGCTTAGGGTTGCTATAGATGTGGCTCGGTGTCTGAGCTACCTACACAATGAGAGAGCAATACCCCATGGCAACCTTAAGTCAACAAACATTTTACTAGAAACTCCTAATTTGACTGCACGCCTCACTGATTACAGTCTGCATCGGATACTGACATCAGCTGGCACAGCTGAACAAGTTCTGAATGCAGGTGCCCTTGGCTATCGGCCCCCTGAGTTTGCTAGCTCAAGTAAACCATGTCCATCCTTGAAAAGTGATGTGTATGCCTTTGGGGTCATATTGATGGAGCTTCTAACTGGAAAAAGTTCAGGAGAGATAGTTTCGGGGAGCACAGGTATGGTTGATCTAACCGACTGGGTGAGGTTGTTAGCATCGGAAAACCGTGCCGATGACTGCTTTGATCCTATGATATTGGAAAAGGATAACATGGAACAAACACATAGAACACTCGACGCCATGCTACAAGTGGCACTGAGATGCATCCTACCGGCTCAAGAGAGACCCGATATGAAATCAGTTTACGAAGATCTCTCGTTAATTGTGTTACAGAAAAGTAAACAAAAGGGGTTCTAA
- the LOC107906200 gene encoding NDR1/HIN1-like protein 13, producing the protein MTERVHPGDSPPTSGEHSVPKPATSSPEKPAPQPGTYVIQIPKDQIYRVPPPENAHRYAHLSKRKPRRSTSRSCCCCLLTTILALLLAAAIAAAVIYFVFKPESPNYSVESVAIKGFNLTSPSPLSPEFDVTVRAHNPNDKIGIYYEKGSSVKVYYGDINLCNGALPVFFQPTNNVTLFKTALKGSEIELNNAVLRTLSDQQNKGAVPFSLKLKAPVKIKVGSIKTWKITVKVTCKITVDKLTAASKVVSNDCDYGVDLW; encoded by the coding sequence ATGACTGAACGAGTCCACCCCGGCGATTCTCCGCCCACCTCCGGCGAACACTCGGTACCAAAACCAGCAACTTCGTCCCCCGAGAAACCTGCGCCACAACCTGGAACTTACGTCATCCAAATTCCCAAGGACCAAATCTACCGCGTCCCTCCGCCAGAGAACGCACACCGCTATGCGCATCTATCCAAACGGAAGCCTCGTCGGAGCACCTCTCGCAGCTGCTGTTGCTGCTTGTTGACTACCATCCTCGCTCTCCTCCTTGCCGCCGCCATTGCTGCCGCTGTGATTTACTTCGTTTTCAAGCCCGAGTCTCCAAATTACTCCGTCGAGAGCGTTGCCATAAAGGGATTCAACTTGACGTCACCATCGCCGCTCTCTCCTGAATTCGACGTCACCGTCCGGGCACACAATCCCAACGATAAAATCGGTATTTACTACGAGAAAGGCAGCTCCGTTAAAGTTTACTACGGTGACATTAACCTGTGCAACGGCGCGTTGCCGGTTTTTTTCCAGCCAACGAATAACGTAACGTTGTTCAAAACTGCTTTAAAGGGATCTGAAATTGAACTAAACAACGCCGTGCTCAGGACTCTTTCGGACCAGCAAAACAAAGGAGCGGTGCCGTTTAGTTTGAAGCTGAAAGCGCCAGTTAAGATTAAAGTTGGGTCCATTAAGACGTGGAAGATTACCGTTAAGGTGACGTGTAAGATAACGGTGGATAAGTTAACGGCGGCGTCCAAGGTTGTGTCAAACGATTGTGATTACGGAGTAGATCTTTGGTGA
- the LOC107906201 gene encoding protein ETHYLENE INSENSITIVE 3, which produces MMFDEMTMCGDMNFFSAPLGEKDVAVSQSEAEATVEDDYTDEEVDVDELERRLWRYKMRLKRLKEQHKGKEGIDIAKQRQSQEQARRKKMSRAQDGILKYMLKMMEVCKAQGFVYGIIPEKGKPVTGASDNLREWWKDKVRFDRNGPAAIAKYQADNLIPGKNDGCNNIGPTPHTLQELQDTTLGSLLSALMQHCDPPQRRFPLEKGVPPPWWPTGNEEWWPQLGLPKDQGPPPYKKPHDLKKAWKVGVLTAVIKHMSPDIAKIRKLVRQSKCLQDKMTAKESATWLAIINQEEALARELYPDSCPPLSSGGGSGSFVINDCNEYDVEGAEDEPNFDVQELKPGHLNTSNFSMDTMRAVQQQSYPIKGVVNNLDFMRKRKPSDDLNMMEHKIYTCEFLQCPYSELRLGFRDRTARDNHQLTCPFRNSSAQFGGSNFNVNEVKPVIFPQPFAPSKPAAPSITSAPTPYELSGLGVPEDGQKMISELMSIYDNNIQGNKNMNPGNNPGTEGQNLLQSKSQPQQDEFFNGHQGVMMEGNFFEESSMPRNHQMFMQGEGQFDRFKGLNSPFEASHNNNSFQLMFGSPFDLASFDYKEDLQAVGVDTMPKQDVSIWF; this is translated from the coding sequence ATGATGTTCGATGAGATGACTATGTGTGGGGATATGAATTTCTTCAGTGCTCCGCTTGGGGAAAAAGATGTTGCAGTCTCACAGAGTGAAGCAGAGGCCACTGTCGAGGATGATTATACTGATGAAGAGGTTGATGTTGATGAACTTGAGAGGAGGTTGTGGAGGTACAAAATGCGTCTCAAACGGCTTAAAGAGCAGCATAAGGGCAAGGAGGGGATTGATATCGCGAAACAGCGCCAGTCCCAAGAGCAGGCGAGGAGAAAGAAGATGTCGAGGGCACAGGATGGAATATTGAAGTACATGTTGAAGATGATGGAAGTTTGCAAGGCTCAAGGTTTTGTTTACGGGATTATTCCGGAAAAGGGAAAGCCGGTAACTGGAGCATCTGACAATCTTCGAGAATGGTGGAAGGATAAAGTCCGGTTTGATCGTAATGGTCCTGCTGCTATTGCTAAGTACCAGGCTGATAATTTGATTCCTGGCAAGAATGATGGCTGTAACAACATTGGGCCAACGCCACACACCTTACAAGAACTCCAAGATACAACTCTTGGTTCTCTTTTGTCTGCACTGATGCAACATTGTGATCCCCCTCAGAGGCGGTTTCCTTTGGAGAAAGGTGTTCCCCCACCATGGTGGCCTACTGGCAACGAGGAATGGTGGCCACAACTGGGATTGCCCAAAGATCAAGGTCCTCCTCCTTATAAGAAACCTCATGACTTGAAGAAGGCATGGAAAGTGGGGGTTCTCACGGCAGTAATCAAGCATATGTCTCCTGATATTGCCAAGATTCGCAAGCTTGTAAGGCAGTCTAAGTGCTTGCAGGACAAGATGACAGCAAAGGAGAGTGCAACTTGGCTCGCTATCATTAACCAGGAGGAGGCCTTGGCACGAGAGCTTTACCCTGATTCCTGCCCACCTTTGTCCTCAGGTGGAGGAAGTGGGTCTTTTGTTATAAATGACTGCAATGAGTATGATGTTGAAGGGGCTGAAGATGAGCCAAACTTTGATGTACAAGAGCTCAAACCCGGGCATCTCAATACATCTAATTTCAGCATGGATACAATGAGGGCTGTCCAACAACAATCGTATCCTATTAAGGGAGTTGTCAATAATTTGGATTTCATGCGAAAGAGGAAGCCATCCGATGATTTGAACATGATGGAACACAAGATCTACACTTGTGAGTTCCTCCAGTGCCCTTATAGTGAACTCCGCCTGGGTTTTCGTGACAGGACTGCCAGGGACAATCATCAATTAACTTGTCCTTTCAGAAACTCTTCTGCGCAGTTTGGCGGTTCAAATTTTAACGTGAATGAAGTGAAACCAGTCATTTTCCCTCAACCTTTTGCACCATCCAAGCCAGCTGCACCATCTATTACATCTGCTCCAACACCCTATGAACTATCAGGACTCGGAGTTCCAGAAGATGGGCAGAAAATGATCAGTGAGCTCATGTCAATATATGATAACAACATTCAAGGCAACAAAAACATGAATCCCGGTAACAATCCAGGTACTGAAGGTCAAAACCTCCTCCAGTCGAAAAGCCAACCTCAACAAGATGAATTCTTCAACGGTCATCAAGGAGTCATGATGGAGGGGAATTTCTTCGAGGAGTCCAGCATGCCTCGTAATCATCAGATGTTTATGCAAGGGGAAGGTCAATTTGACCGTTTTAAGGGTTTGAATTCTCCGTTCGAGGCTAGCCACAATAACAACAGCTTCCAGTTGATGTTTGGTTCTCCGTTCGATCTGGCTTCTTTTGATTACAAGGAAGATCTACAAGCTGTTGGGGTCGATACCATGCCAAAGCAGGATGTTTCAATCTGGTTTTGA
- the LOC107906202 gene encoding leucine-rich repeat protein 1, whose amino-acid sequence MAAPIWLWAFSVALTLVPSVFGNSEGDALNTLRKSLTDPDNILQSWDPNLVNPCTWFHITCNQNNRVTRVDLGNSNLSGHLVPELGKLEHLQYLELYKNKIQGTIPTELGNLKSLISLDLYNNNISGTIPPSLGKLKSLVFLRLNDNKLTGPIPRELAGISSLKVVDVSNNDLCGTIPTSGPFEHIPLNNFEKNPRLEGPELLGLASYDTNCS is encoded by the exons atgGCGGCACCGATCTGGCTATGGGCTTTCTCTGTAGCCCTAACTCTGGTTCCGTCTGTTTTTGGAAACTCTGAAGGAGATGCTCTTAACACGTTGAGAAAAAGTTTGACCGATCCAGATAACATACTCCAGAGCTGGGATCCGAACCTTGTTAATCCTTGTACTTGGTTTCACATCACTTGTAACCAAAATAATCGAGTCACTCGAGT AGATTTAGGTAATTCTAACCTGTCTGGACATTTGGTAcctgagcttgggaagcttgagcATTTGCAGTATCT GGAGCTTTACAAAAATAAGATCCAGGGAACCATCCCAACTGAACTTGGGAACTTGAAGAGCCTCATTAGTTTGGACCTATATAACAACAACATCTCAGGGACCATTCCTCCTTCACTAGGGAAATTGAAGTCTCTTGTATTTTT ACGGCTTAATGACAACAAATTAACTGGACCAATCCCTAGGGAACTTGCCGGTATTTCAAGCCTCAAAGTTGT TGATGTCTCAAACAATGACTTGTGTGGAACAATTCCTACCAGTGGACCATTTGAGCACATTCCTTTGAACAA CTTTGAGAAAAACCCTCGACTGGAAGGTCCTGAGCTGCTGGGGCTTGCAAGCTATGACACAAACTGCTCGTAA